One Edaphobacter bradus DNA window includes the following coding sequences:
- a CDS encoding penicillin-binding protein 1A, which yields MQTLFHRDAGLPEIEEEPLWRRVFRRIVNGPEYPSRRIARKFTFFTLLGLSAVFGALCGLMVVYSIDLPQIDDLTRYRPNTTTELLDVHGRVFGSFALERRVAVPYSEFPPVLKQAILSIEDKSFESNWGVNLFRAIGAAYRDLHAKGRAQGASTLTMQLARNLFLSSEKTYARKIQEVILSMQIERRFTKEQIFELYANQIYLGRGTYGFEAGSEYYFSKHVKELTLPEAALLAALPKGPEYYSPVRFPDRALKRRNLVLSEMESDGKITKAQAQAAMAAPLGLHVESPPNTIAPYFVEEVRRQLEKEFGVEEVHGAGLKVYTTLDLDLQTVANKAVQDGAAAYERRHGWKGELENVVLEGQDLGKYQHPDWSQPVEKGRYVHGVVVAVEPKRVTVKLGAKDAVLTPDDWKWTQNEDGDSFLKNGDLVYVHIVSEEEDGSLKATLEQDTGAQAAMMAVNNADGEVLAMVGGRDFALSQFNRATQAERQVGSSFKPYVYTTAIEAGAKPTDIIVDGPTTFPTPSGPYTPHNYESDYKGAMTLINAFAESRNIPALKLAARVGIRKVIETAHDFGVTSDIPAFLPIAIGAADISLYEQVGAYSVFPNDGIRIEPHYIRKVVQADGLPLDEQPPQVDEVISVETARTMMQLLEAVVQHGTAASAGAQLKHPLGGKTGTTNDFTDAWFLGFSPSVTCGTWIGFDDRRSLGEKETGARAALPMWIDFMRAAIANKPNEAFPAEGAPKKVLDVAVSKPGVTNIVPREAAPKGSEDEDAPETKAQPKSTAPSAPQAKPNNGAGSGSSAPDAPSGEPRQGVSNLPTDTN from the coding sequence GTGCAGACCTTATTCCATCGCGACGCCGGTCTGCCGGAGATTGAAGAAGAGCCGCTGTGGAGACGTGTTTTTCGGCGGATCGTGAATGGCCCGGAATATCCGAGCCGGCGCATCGCACGCAAGTTCACTTTCTTTACGCTGCTGGGGTTGTCGGCTGTCTTTGGCGCGCTCTGCGGGTTGATGGTGGTGTACTCGATCGATCTGCCGCAGATCGACGACCTGACGCGGTATCGTCCGAATACGACGACCGAGCTGCTGGATGTGCATGGGCGGGTGTTCGGCTCGTTTGCGCTGGAGCGGCGCGTGGCGGTGCCGTACTCGGAGTTTCCGCCCGTCCTGAAACAGGCCATCCTTTCGATTGAAGACAAGAGTTTTGAGAGCAACTGGGGCGTGAATCTGTTTCGCGCGATCGGGGCGGCGTACCGCGATCTGCATGCGAAGGGGCGCGCCCAGGGCGCTTCGACGCTGACGATGCAACTCGCGCGGAACCTGTTCCTCTCGTCGGAGAAGACGTACGCGCGGAAGATCCAGGAGGTCATCCTCTCGATGCAGATCGAGAGACGGTTCACGAAGGAGCAGATCTTCGAGCTGTATGCGAACCAGATTTATCTGGGGCGCGGGACCTATGGGTTTGAGGCAGGGTCGGAGTATTACTTCAGCAAGCATGTGAAGGAGCTGACGCTGCCGGAGGCGGCCCTGCTGGCGGCGCTGCCGAAGGGGCCGGAGTACTACTCGCCGGTGCGGTTTCCTGATCGGGCGCTGAAGCGGCGGAATCTCGTGTTGAGCGAGATGGAATCCGACGGGAAGATTACGAAGGCCCAGGCGCAGGCCGCGATGGCCGCGCCGCTGGGGCTGCACGTCGAGTCTCCTCCGAACACCATCGCGCCTTATTTTGTGGAAGAGGTGCGGCGGCAGCTTGAGAAGGAGTTTGGCGTCGAAGAGGTTCACGGCGCAGGGCTGAAGGTGTACACGACGCTCGATCTCGACCTGCAGACGGTGGCGAACAAGGCTGTGCAGGATGGAGCAGCAGCGTATGAGCGCCGGCACGGGTGGAAGGGCGAGCTGGAGAACGTCGTTCTCGAAGGGCAGGACCTGGGGAAGTATCAGCATCCCGACTGGTCACAACCGGTTGAGAAGGGAAGGTATGTTCACGGAGTAGTTGTCGCGGTTGAGCCGAAGAGGGTGACGGTGAAGCTTGGCGCGAAGGATGCCGTGCTTACGCCGGATGATTGGAAGTGGACGCAGAATGAGGATGGCGACAGCTTTCTGAAAAACGGCGATCTCGTTTATGTGCACATCGTGAGCGAGGAGGAGGACGGCTCGCTGAAGGCCACCCTGGAGCAGGATACGGGCGCGCAGGCCGCAATGATGGCGGTGAATAACGCGGACGGCGAGGTGCTGGCGATGGTGGGCGGCAGGGACTTCGCGCTGTCGCAGTTCAATCGCGCGACGCAGGCCGAGCGTCAGGTGGGGTCGTCGTTCAAGCCGTATGTGTACACGACGGCGATTGAAGCGGGAGCGAAGCCGACAGACATTATTGTGGACGGGCCGACAACATTTCCGACACCGAGCGGGCCGTATACGCCGCATAACTATGAGAGCGACTACAAGGGAGCAATGACGCTGATCAACGCCTTTGCGGAGTCGCGGAATATTCCGGCGTTGAAGCTGGCGGCGCGAGTGGGGATCCGGAAGGTGATCGAAACGGCGCACGACTTTGGCGTGACCAGCGACATTCCGGCGTTTCTGCCGATTGCGATCGGGGCAGCGGACATCTCGCTGTATGAGCAGGTGGGGGCCTACAGCGTTTTTCCGAACGATGGGATTCGCATTGAACCGCACTATATCCGCAAGGTGGTGCAGGCGGATGGGCTCCCGCTGGATGAGCAGCCGCCACAGGTGGACGAGGTGATCTCAGTGGAGACGGCGCGGACGATGATGCAGTTGCTTGAGGCAGTCGTGCAGCACGGCACGGCGGCGTCTGCGGGAGCACAGTTGAAGCATCCGCTGGGAGGCAAGACGGGAACGACGAACGACTTTACGGATGCGTGGTTTCTTGGGTTTTCACCGTCAGTGACCTGCGGGACGTGGATCGGATTCGACGACCGCCGCTCTCTGGGCGAGAAGGAGACAGGCGCACGCGCGGCGCTGCCGATGTGGATTGACTTCATGCGGGCGGCGATTGCGAACAAGCCCAATGAGGCTTTTCCTGCGGAGGGCGCGCCGAAGAAAGTGCTGGATGTCGCGGTGAGTAAACCTGGCGTGACGAACATCGTGCCCAGGGAGGCCGCGCCGAAGGGCTCGGAGGACGAGGATGCGCCGGAAACGAAGGCGCAGCCGAAGTCGACTGCGCCCTCTGCGCCTCAGGCGAAGCCGAACAACGGAGCAGGGAGTGGATCTAGCGCTCCGGATGCACCGAGCGGGGAGCCGAGGCAGGGTGTCTCGAACCTACCGACCGACACAAACTGA
- the ribF gene encoding riboflavin biosynthesis protein RibF, with amino-acid sequence MQLYSHLSEIPANFGPTVATIGNFDGVHRGHQWVIAEVIARARALGCKSLVVTFDPHPARVVRPTFDQPLITPLPQKLELLAATGIDATLVLPFTADLSRKTARAFATEILQQTLQVTELHEGENFRFGHQAEAGIDTLESLGHELAFAVRVYSPRIVRRQPVSSSRIRQLIAAGSVTNARALLGRSFSIASTPASGRGYGTRYTVPTINLAPYSELLPANGVYITALTVAGETFDAVTNVGNRPTFGADSFTVESHILNFHPITLTESTSLTLTFLHRLRDEMRWPNPEALREQIGRDVRKAQRYFSLCRSVGSRHPASAPRSVHPER; translated from the coding sequence ATGCAGCTCTACTCCCATCTCTCCGAGATCCCCGCCAACTTCGGCCCCACGGTCGCCACCATCGGCAACTTCGACGGCGTCCATCGCGGCCACCAGTGGGTCATCGCCGAGGTCATCGCCCGCGCCCGCGCACTCGGCTGCAAGTCGCTCGTCGTCACCTTTGACCCCCATCCGGCTCGCGTCGTCCGCCCAACATTCGATCAGCCTCTCATCACGCCGCTGCCACAGAAACTCGAACTCCTCGCAGCCACAGGCATTGACGCCACCCTCGTCCTCCCCTTCACCGCCGATCTCTCGCGCAAGACGGCCCGGGCGTTCGCCACCGAAATCCTCCAGCAGACCCTCCAGGTCACCGAACTGCACGAAGGCGAGAACTTCCGCTTCGGCCACCAGGCCGAGGCCGGGATTGACACACTCGAATCCCTCGGCCACGAACTCGCCTTCGCTGTCCGGGTCTACTCTCCCCGCATCGTCCGCAGGCAGCCCGTCTCCTCAAGCCGAATCCGCCAGCTCATCGCCGCAGGCAGCGTCACCAACGCCCGCGCGCTGCTCGGCCGCTCCTTCAGCATCGCAAGCACACCCGCCTCAGGACGCGGCTACGGCACGCGTTACACCGTCCCAACCATCAACCTCGCGCCGTACTCCGAGCTGCTCCCGGCCAACGGCGTCTACATCACTGCGCTCACGGTCGCAGGCGAGACCTTCGACGCCGTCACCAATGTCGGCAACCGCCCCACCTTCGGAGCCGACTCCTTCACCGTCGAGTCCCACATCCTCAACTTCCACCCCATCACTCTCACCGAGAGCACATCGCTTACCCTCACCTTCCTCCACCGTCTCCGCGACGAGATGCGCTGGCCCAATCCCGAGGCCCTCCGCGAGCAGATCGGCCGCGACGTCCGCAAGGCTCAGCGCTACTTCAGTTTGTGTCGGTCGGTAGGTTCGAGACACCCTGCCTCGGCTCCCCGCTCGGTGCATCCGGAGCGCTAG